The following proteins come from a genomic window of Miscanthus floridulus cultivar M001 chromosome 2, ASM1932011v1, whole genome shotgun sequence:
- the LOC136536905 gene encoding uncharacterized protein, translated as MAHHVKARTSRTGFSLSQAPTPPRAQLLLLRLLRSVVVATQRHRRLNPLVRATLPWPGGFVVATHLLAPNSSSAAALFPTPLAAALVPDTAREGKAVPCCYARLLVHSPASAPPPPLNEVHATPGAPSALEANVAAPPPCAPLLPRAPAAAAAKRRADVPRPCTCAPCPRRSIRCVAHTAQPPWPATITVPASARAGPLPQRATRPRCRAPWSCAAAAAAVMGTPPVGPSWAIVTVSAGRHVSPGALL; from the coding sequence ATGGCACATCATGTTAAGGCCAGGACCAGCCGGACAGGTTTCTCACTCTCCCAGGCGCCAACGCCTCCCCGCGCGCAGCTCCTGCTCTTGCGCCTCCTCCGtagcgtcgtcgtggccacgcagCGTCACCGCCGCCTGAATCCCCTCGTGCGCGCGACTCTGCCGTGGCCTGGCGGCTTCGTCGTGGCCACGCATCTCCTCGCTCCcaacagcagcagcgccgccgcccttTTCCCCACTCCACTCGCCGCTGCTCTAGTGCCGGACACCGCGCGCGAAGGCAAGGCCGTGCCGTGTTGCTATGCCCGGCTCCTGGTCCACTCGCCGGCGTCCGCGCCACCCCCACCTCTAAACGAGGTCCACGCTACGCCTGGAGCACCGTCCGCGCTCGAAGCCAACGTTGCTGCCCCACCTCCGTGTGCGCCATTGCTGCCTCGAGCTCCTGCGGCTGCCGCAGCTAAGCGTCGGGCTGACGTGCCCCGTCCGTGCACCTGCGCCCCCTGTCCTCGCCGTTCCATCCGCTGCGTCGCACACACCGCGCAACCGCCATGGCCAGCCACCATCACCGTGCCTGCCTCGGCCCGCGCCGGTCCGCTGCCGCAGCGCGCAACTAGGCCACGCTGCCGTGCCCCATGGTCCTGCGCTGCTGCCGCAGCCGCCGTGATGGGAACCCCACCCGTGGGTCCGAGCTGGGCCATAGTTACAGTGTCCGCCGGCCGCCATGTCTCCCCTGGTGCTCTGTTATGA